In a genomic window of Corynebacterium choanae:
- a CDS encoding GntR family transcriptional regulator, with product MANRSRRAGVENFHMKINPLAETAIFQQIHDAVVDGVATGALGADDPLPSVRYVSQQFNVNPATVKKAYDLLAEEGITVTEPRSGTRIARSRPANRRHEVAEQLQRAIYYGRAIGLDADTLTDMFNEALTTP from the coding sequence ATGGCTAATCGCAGCAGACGTGCTGGGGTGGAAAATTTTCACATGAAAATTAACCCCCTCGCCGAGACCGCAATCTTTCAGCAAATCCACGATGCTGTGGTTGACGGGGTCGCCACCGGGGCACTCGGCGCCGATGACCCACTGCCGTCAGTGCGCTATGTGTCGCAACAATTCAACGTCAACCCGGCGACGGTGAAAAAAGCCTATGATCTGCTCGCCGAAGAAGGGATTACGGTCACCGAACCCCGCTCCGGAACCCGAATCGCCCGCAGTCGTCCCGCGAATCGACGTCACGAAGTCGCTGAACAATTGCAGCGTGCCATTTACTATGGGCGGGCAATCGGATTAGACGCAGACACCCTAACTGACATGTTCAACGAGGCTCTGACAACACCCTAG
- a CDS encoding peptide chain release factor 3 gives MQTTSQDTAAQASRRRTFAVIAHPDAGKSTLTEALALHAHVITEAGAVHGKAGRKATVSDWMEMEKDRGISIASSALQFEYAPAGHEGEPYVINLVDTPGHSDFSEDTYRVLTAVDAAVMLIDGAKGLEPQTLKLFRVCKARGLPIVTVINKWDRPGKAPLELMDEIVAEIGLQPTPLFWPVGEAGDFKGLVRLDDEGTIDEYIHFIRTAGGSTIAPEEHFTPEQAASEEPEAFAVAAEETELLAMDGAVHDQELFLECTTSPVIFASAMLNFGVHQILDTLCTLAPAPGPRTADEAVVAAATTAIDEERAVTGEFSGVVFKVQAGMDKNHRDSLAFMRIVSGEFDRGMQVTHAQSGRSFSTKYALTVFGRTRSTVETAYPGDIVGLVNAGSLAPGDTIYAGRKVQYPPMPQFAPEHFRTLRAESLGKYKQFRKALEQLAAEGVVQVLRNDARGDANPVMAAVGPMQFEVMQARMANEYNVQTVTDPVPYSVARRTDAETVPALSKQRGVEVFTRSDGELIALFGDKWRLAFIEKEHPEFTLEPLVADN, from the coding sequence ATGCAAACCACTTCCCAAGACACCGCCGCGCAGGCATCCCGTCGCCGCACATTTGCGGTGATTGCCCACCCCGATGCTGGTAAGTCCACCCTGACTGAAGCGCTAGCGTTGCATGCACATGTCATTACTGAAGCTGGTGCGGTGCACGGGAAAGCTGGTCGCAAAGCAACAGTGTCCGACTGGATGGAAATGGAAAAGGATCGCGGCATCTCGATTGCATCGTCAGCGCTGCAATTCGAATATGCCCCAGCAGGCCACGAGGGCGAACCTTATGTGATCAATCTCGTCGACACCCCTGGCCACTCTGATTTCTCCGAAGACACCTATCGGGTACTTACCGCGGTGGATGCCGCTGTGATGCTTATTGATGGTGCGAAAGGTCTCGAGCCGCAAACATTAAAACTCTTCCGCGTGTGTAAAGCCCGGGGTTTGCCGATTGTGACAGTGATCAACAAGTGGGACCGGCCAGGCAAAGCCCCACTGGAGCTGATGGATGAGATTGTTGCCGAGATTGGGCTGCAACCCACTCCCCTGTTTTGGCCGGTCGGCGAGGCCGGCGATTTTAAGGGGTTGGTGCGGCTCGACGACGAGGGAACGATTGACGAATATATTCACTTCATTCGTACCGCTGGTGGTTCCACGATCGCCCCGGAGGAACACTTCACCCCGGAGCAGGCAGCCAGTGAAGAACCCGAGGCGTTTGCGGTAGCAGCGGAAGAAACTGAACTATTGGCCATGGATGGTGCGGTGCATGATCAGGAACTCTTCCTTGAATGCACAACTTCACCAGTGATTTTCGCTTCCGCCATGTTGAACTTTGGCGTGCACCAGATTCTAGATACCTTATGCACACTTGCCCCTGCCCCCGGCCCGCGCACTGCTGACGAAGCGGTGGTGGCTGCAGCAACCACCGCAATTGACGAGGAACGTGCCGTTACCGGGGAGTTTTCTGGTGTCGTGTTTAAGGTGCAGGCGGGGATGGATAAAAACCATCGTGACTCGCTGGCATTTATGCGGATTGTTTCCGGCGAGTTCGATCGCGGCATGCAAGTAACCCACGCCCAGTCGGGACGGAGTTTCTCCACAAAATATGCGCTCACCGTGTTTGGGCGTACCCGTTCCACCGTGGAGACCGCCTATCCGGGCGATATTGTCGGTTTGGTTAATGCCGGTTCGTTAGCCCCGGGCGATACGATTTATGCTGGCCGGAAAGTGCAATATCCACCGATGCCACAATTCGCCCCGGAGCATTTTCGCACGTTACGGGCAGAATCGTTGGGTAAATACAAGCAGTTCCGCAAGGCCCTTGAGCAGCTGGCCGCGGAAGGTGTGGTGCAGGTGCTGCGCAATGATGCGCGTGGTGATGCGAATCCGGTGATGGCTGCAGTAGGCCCGATGCAGTTCGAAGTGATGCAAGCCCGTATGGCGAATGAATACAATGTGCAAACCGTCACTGATCCGGTGCCGTATTCGGTGGCGCGTCGCACCGACGCCGAAACAGTGCCGGCATTGTCGAAGCAACGCGGCGTCGAGGTGTTTACCCGCAGCGACGGGGAGCTTATCGCACTGTTTGGCGATAAGTGGCGTTTAGCGTTTATTGAGAAGGAACATCCCGAGTTCACGTTGGAGCCGCTGGTCGCCGACAACTAG
- a CDS encoding glyceraldehyde-3-phosphate dehydrogenase, which yields MGNFHDKIDLAEQMLPLLGQLHREKNVVTSIFGRLLENVTAIDIIKSHRFARRLLDEPLPLKETLPIVQALTAMDISTASIDIARLAQRYRGVDEPLERFLEQELADIIGVKPEQSSTDVVLYGFGRIGRLLARILIGREGRGLGVHLRAIVVRKKSADDIDKRASLLRRDSVHGPFNGTITIDYDNDIIWANGTPIQMIYSDDPASIDYTAYGINDAVVVDNTGRWRDEAGLRQHLQSTGVAKVVLTAPGKGNLKNVVYGINHDIIDDDDEIITAASCTTNAITPVLKVVNDRYGVQYGHVETVHSFTNDQNLIDNFHKGPRRGRGATLNMVLTETGAAKAVSKALPELEGKLTGNAIRVPTPDVSMAVLNLTLDKPCDAEEINTYLRNVSLQSDLRQQIGYIKSPEVVSTDFVGTTNAGIVDGLATITQGNHVVLYVWYDNEFGYSNQVIRIVEHIAGARPVVVPKRESIENL from the coding sequence ATGGGAAACTTTCACGACAAAATCGATCTGGCAGAACAGATGCTGCCACTGCTCGGGCAACTTCACCGGGAGAAGAATGTTGTCACTTCCATCTTTGGGCGCCTGCTAGAAAACGTCACCGCGATCGACATCATCAAATCGCATCGATTTGCCCGTCGACTGCTCGATGAACCGTTGCCGTTGAAAGAAACTCTGCCGATTGTGCAGGCGTTGACTGCAATGGATATCTCCACCGCCAGCATCGACATTGCCCGCCTGGCACAACGCTATCGCGGGGTGGACGAACCACTGGAACGCTTCTTGGAACAAGAACTTGCTGACATTATCGGGGTGAAACCGGAACAAAGCTCCACCGATGTAGTGCTTTACGGGTTTGGTCGTATCGGCCGACTCCTTGCCCGCATCCTGATCGGCCGGGAAGGCCGCGGACTTGGGGTGCATCTGCGGGCAATCGTGGTGCGGAAAAAGTCTGCAGACGATATCGACAAACGTGCATCGCTGCTGCGCCGCGACAGTGTGCACGGGCCTTTCAACGGCACCATCACTATCGATTACGACAATGACATCATTTGGGCAAACGGCACCCCAATTCAGATGATCTACTCTGATGATCCGGCCAGCATTGACTACACCGCCTACGGAATCAACGATGCTGTTGTGGTCGATAACACTGGCCGCTGGCGTGACGAAGCAGGGTTGCGCCAACACTTGCAGTCCACCGGGGTTGCGAAAGTCGTGCTCACTGCACCGGGCAAAGGCAATCTGAAAAATGTGGTGTATGGCATCAACCACGACATCATTGATGATGACGATGAAATCATCACTGCCGCATCCTGCACCACTAACGCCATCACCCCAGTGTTGAAGGTCGTCAATGATCGCTACGGTGTGCAATATGGGCACGTAGAGACCGTTCATTCATTTACCAACGACCAGAACCTGATCGATAACTTCCATAAAGGCCCTCGGCGCGGCCGTGGTGCCACTTTAAACATGGTTCTCACCGAGACAGGGGCTGCGAAAGCCGTGTCGAAGGCGCTGCCGGAGTTGGAAGGCAAACTTACCGGTAACGCGATCCGGGTGCCCACCCCGGATGTGTCCATGGCGGTGTTGAACCTGACCCTGGATAAGCCTTGCGATGCGGAAGAGATTAACACGTATCTGCGGAATGTGTCGCTGCAGAGTGATCTGCGGCAGCAAATCGGTTATATCAAATCCCCTGAGGTGGTTTCCACGGATTTTGTGGGAACCACTAACGCCGGGATCGTCGACGGGCTGGCAACGATCACCCAAGGCAACCATGTGGTGCTCTACGTTTGGTATGACAACGAGTTTGGCTATTCAAATCAGGTTATTCGGATCGTGGAGCATATTGCTGGCGCCCGGCCGGTGGTTGTGCCGAAGCGGGAGTCGATCGAAAACCTGTAA
- the pth gene encoding aminoacyl-tRNA hydrolase, which produces MSFDAEAPILVVGLGNPGERYATTRHNIGFMVADELVDQAVPMPGTFKLQKRAGAEVAEIRIGVHKVVVAKPMSFMNRSGQPVASLCQFFKIPADHVIVVHDELDVEFGSIKLKCGGGDGGHNGLKSISQSLSTRDYYRVRVGISRPPGRQDPADYVLRPFPSAAAAELSVTVADAADAVELLITQGLQVAQNEIHAR; this is translated from the coding sequence GTGAGTTTTGATGCAGAGGCACCAATTTTGGTGGTGGGATTAGGTAATCCTGGCGAACGTTACGCGACAACACGGCACAACATTGGTTTCATGGTTGCCGACGAACTCGTCGACCAGGCTGTCCCCATGCCGGGAACGTTTAAACTGCAAAAACGTGCCGGCGCGGAGGTTGCCGAGATCCGGATCGGTGTGCACAAAGTAGTAGTTGCAAAACCGATGAGTTTTATGAACCGCTCCGGGCAGCCGGTGGCGAGCCTTTGCCAGTTTTTCAAAATCCCAGCCGATCATGTGATCGTGGTGCACGATGAACTCGATGTAGAGTTTGGCAGCATCAAACTCAAATGTGGGGGCGGCGACGGCGGCCATAATGGTTTGAAATCGATTAGCCAGTCGCTCAGCACACGGGACTATTACCGGGTTCGGGTGGGGATTTCGCGACCACCGGGACGCCAGGATCCAGCAGACTATGTACTGCGGCCATTTCCGAGCGCTGCTGCTGCAGAACTCAGCGTGACTGTTGCCGATGCTGCTGATGCAGTGGAGTTGTTGATTACGCAAGGCCTGCAGGTCGCTCAAAACGAGATTCACGCCCGCTAA
- a CDS encoding 50S ribosomal protein L25/general stress protein Ctc, translating to MSNKALALAAQPRNEFGKGAARRARRAGLVPVVIYANEFEPVHILVDRLEFTAVVRNHGVNAVVEVDIEGDKQLAMIKNLDQNVITFEIDHADLLAIKRGEKVEVDIPVTYEGEIAAGAMLMQDADTILVEADVLSIPEELVVNVEGLEIGAQITAADIELPEECTLVSDPETLIINVVEPVEEELPEPDSGEEGEEGEGEAAEGEAEAAEESADEE from the coding sequence ATGTCGAACAAAGCTCTGGCGCTTGCTGCCCAGCCCCGCAATGAATTCGGTAAAGGTGCCGCCCGTCGCGCTCGTCGTGCCGGCCTGGTTCCTGTGGTGATCTACGCCAACGAATTCGAACCTGTTCACATCCTCGTTGATCGCCTCGAGTTCACTGCTGTGGTTCGTAACCATGGTGTCAACGCTGTTGTTGAGGTTGACATCGAAGGCGACAAGCAGCTCGCCATGATCAAGAACCTTGATCAAAACGTCATCACCTTCGAAATCGACCACGCCGACCTGCTCGCTATTAAGCGCGGCGAAAAGGTTGAGGTTGACATTCCGGTCACCTACGAAGGCGAAATCGCAGCCGGCGCTATGCTCATGCAGGATGCAGACACCATCCTCGTTGAGGCTGACGTGCTCTCCATTCCGGAAGAGCTCGTGGTCAACGTTGAAGGCCTGGAGATCGGTGCTCAGATCACCGCCGCCGACATCGAGCTGCCGGAAGAGTGCACCCTGGTCTCCGATCCGGAAACCCTCATCATCAACGTTGTTGAGCCGGTTGAAGAAGAACTGCCTGAACCAGACTCCGGTGAAGAAGGCGAAGAGGGCGAAGGCGAAGCAGCTGAAGGCGAAGCTGAAGCCGCTGAAGAATCCGCTGACGAAGAGTAA
- a CDS encoding ribose-phosphate diphosphokinase, whose product MTAHWIENQKNLMLFTGRAHPELAEAVAQELGVEITPTTARDFANGEIFVRFEESVRGSDAFVLQSHPQPLNKWLMEQLIMIDALKRGSAKRITAILPFYPYARQDKKHRGREPISARLVADLLKTAGADRIVSVDLHTDQIQGFFDGPVDHMHAMPILVEHIKANYSLDNVCVVSPDAGRVKVAEKWANALGGAPMAFVHKTRSVDVANQVTSNRVVGDVAGRTCVLLDDMIDTGGTIAGAVGVLRKAGAVDVIIATTHGVFSGPARERLSQCGAKEVITTDTLPQSKEGWDNLTVLSIAPLLAKTIHEIFENGSVTTLFEGSA is encoded by the coding sequence ATGACTGCTCATTGGATTGAGAATCAGAAGAATTTGATGCTCTTTACCGGTCGCGCCCACCCGGAGCTCGCCGAGGCCGTGGCACAAGAGCTTGGCGTCGAAATCACCCCAACGACAGCCCGTGACTTCGCCAACGGTGAAATTTTTGTTCGCTTCGAAGAGTCGGTGCGTGGATCGGATGCCTTCGTGCTGCAATCACATCCGCAGCCGCTGAACAAATGGCTCATGGAACAGCTCATCATGATTGATGCGCTCAAGCGTGGTTCCGCGAAACGAATCACCGCTATTTTGCCGTTCTATCCCTATGCTCGGCAGGATAAGAAGCACCGCGGCCGTGAGCCGATCTCTGCCCGACTGGTCGCTGATCTGCTAAAAACTGCTGGTGCGGACCGGATTGTTTCCGTGGATTTGCACACCGACCAGATTCAAGGCTTCTTCGACGGCCCGGTCGACCACATGCATGCCATGCCGATTCTGGTGGAGCACATTAAGGCCAACTACAGCCTTGATAACGTGTGTGTGGTCTCCCCGGATGCCGGCCGCGTGAAGGTCGCCGAAAAATGGGCAAACGCCCTCGGTGGCGCCCCCATGGCGTTCGTGCATAAGACACGCAGTGTCGATGTTGCCAATCAGGTGACCTCGAACCGGGTAGTTGGTGATGTTGCGGGACGCACCTGTGTGCTGCTGGACGACATGATCGACACCGGTGGCACCATTGCTGGTGCAGTCGGTGTGCTGCGCAAAGCTGGTGCGGTCGACGTCATTATTGCCACCACCCACGGGGTGTTCTCCGGACCTGCCCGGGAACGACTCTCCCAATGTGGTGCGAAAGAAGTAATCACCACCGACACGCTGCCGCAGTCGAAGGAAGGCTGGGACAATCTCACAGTGCTGTCGATTGCCCCGCTGCTGGCGAAGACAATTCACGAAATTTTCGAAAACGGTTCTGTAACCACCCTGTTTGAAGGTTCCGCCTAG
- the glmU gene encoding bifunctional UDP-N-acetylglucosamine diphosphorylase/glucosamine-1-phosphate N-acetyltransferase GlmU has product MTNPSQSNLAVVILAAGAGTRMRSQTPKMLHEVAGRTMLEHALHAACGTHPDHVVVVTGHCRQQVQATIDSVNQRLVDDYGVAGIQTVVQKEQNGTGDAVATALAAPALRDFRGTIIVTTSDVPLIDAATLTSLVAEHTTRPQAAVTILTTTVDNPTGYGRIVRTHDGEVTKIVEEKDADTAIKSINEINSGVYAFDAELLGAAVNQLDTNNAQGEFYLTDVVGIARDLNKLVRAHRIDDAAIVSGVNDRVQLAAMNKEFNRRLREHHMRAGVTMVDPDSVFIDVDVHIEQDVVIAPNCQLRGNTTIATGCVIGPDTTLTNVTVDNDAAVIRTTATDSTIGARAQVGPYTYLRPGTKLAADGKLGGFVETKNATIGQGTKVPHLTYVGDATIGEHSNIGASSVFVNYDGVNKHHTTIGSHVRTGSDTMFIAPVTVGDGAYSGAGTVIKHDVPPGALVVSAGKQRIIEDWVKNNRPGTPAAEAAAACDATGTPPPATE; this is encoded by the coding sequence ATGACGAATCCCTCGCAGTCCAACCTTGCCGTCGTCATCTTGGCGGCCGGGGCTGGAACCCGCATGCGCTCACAAACACCAAAAATGCTGCACGAAGTAGCCGGCCGAACCATGCTTGAGCATGCGCTACACGCCGCCTGCGGCACCCACCCCGATCATGTTGTGGTGGTCACCGGCCACTGCCGGCAACAGGTGCAAGCAACAATCGACAGTGTCAACCAACGCCTCGTCGACGACTACGGGGTGGCCGGCATTCAAACCGTCGTACAAAAAGAACAAAACGGCACCGGTGACGCGGTAGCAACCGCACTCGCCGCACCAGCACTCCGCGACTTCCGCGGCACCATTATCGTCACCACCTCCGATGTGCCACTGATCGACGCCGCCACGCTCACTTCACTGGTCGCTGAACACACCACCCGACCACAAGCAGCAGTCACTATTTTGACTACCACCGTCGACAATCCCACCGGCTATGGACGCATCGTGCGCACCCACGACGGCGAAGTCACCAAAATCGTTGAAGAAAAAGATGCAGACACTGCAATCAAATCCATCAACGAAATCAACTCCGGCGTCTATGCCTTCGACGCTGAACTCCTCGGCGCCGCAGTCAACCAACTCGACACCAACAATGCGCAAGGCGAATTCTATTTAACAGACGTCGTTGGCATCGCCCGCGACCTCAACAAACTTGTTCGCGCCCATCGCATCGACGACGCCGCCATAGTCTCCGGGGTCAACGACCGGGTACAGCTGGCCGCAATGAACAAAGAATTCAACCGTCGACTCCGCGAACACCACATGCGAGCAGGTGTGACCATGGTCGATCCCGACAGTGTGTTTATCGACGTTGATGTGCACATCGAGCAAGACGTCGTTATCGCCCCGAACTGTCAGCTTCGCGGCAACACCACGATTGCCACTGGATGTGTCATCGGCCCGGATACCACCCTGACCAATGTCACCGTCGATAACGACGCGGCAGTGATTCGCACCACGGCAACCGACTCCACGATTGGTGCCCGCGCCCAGGTCGGCCCCTACACCTATCTCCGTCCCGGCACCAAGCTTGCCGCCGACGGCAAACTCGGCGGATTCGTGGAAACGAAAAACGCCACGATTGGCCAAGGCACCAAAGTTCCCCATCTCACCTATGTCGGGGATGCCACCATCGGGGAGCATTCCAACATTGGTGCATCGTCGGTGTTCGTCAACTATGACGGTGTCAATAAGCATCACACCACCATCGGGTCCCATGTCCGCACCGGTTCGGACACGATGTTTATCGCACCTGTGACGGTCGGTGACGGTGCCTATTCCGGTGCCGGCACGGTCATCAAACATGATGTCCCACCGGGGGCACTGGTGGTCTCCGCCGGTAAACAGCGCATCATCGAAGATTGGGTGAAGAATAATCGTCCCGGCACTCCTGCCGCGGAAGCTGCCGCCGCCTGTGATGCGACCGGCACACCCCCTCCCGCAACTGAATAA